One Betta splendens chromosome 16, fBetSpl5.4, whole genome shotgun sequence genomic window carries:
- the cspg5a gene encoding chondroitin sulfate proteoglycan 5 isoform X7, giving the protein MQGKEASACTGCWRLTLLSCVLALHLIPLRVHGNAVETNITEPANVTSVPSEEEEGPAKVNEVTVSLSRMSAGAVTPRAARSPRGGDDEEQSSGMFAETVAPTVERGSAATTPQLSPDSAETENLLPSNPRRESGAEAEGEEAEEEDRPPHTEPPWTDAKDTAVLDLDDRVATASPPAAAAATTNADVLHVDFFDPSSRGRNLDLAPPSPSSLAHELQGGDPTSWAVPTEYDFFTPFEDGVSPTTEDYYSTTYEPQPPVRSRPWVPGPGRPVDGPAGALPADGSDGVGGCRAGYQTVNGSCRSPCDSLPSYCFNGGQCYLLEGMGAFCRCNVQDYIWHKGARCESVVTEFQVMCLAVGASALVLLLLFMIVVCFAKKLHVLKTENKKLRKRSSKYRPSSEQHNDNFSLSTIAEGSHPNKTMSRYTWECKTKEESDCEFHADGRKEGSYPVTMEVTYPHVLPEVTI; this is encoded by the exons ATGCAGGGGAAGGAGGCGAGCGCGTGCACGGGATGCTGGAGACTAACGCTGCTGTCATGCGTCCTGGCTCTGCACTTGATCCCACTGCGTGTCCACG gaaaCGCGGTGGAAACCAACATCACTGAACCTGCTAACGTGACCTCTGTgccgagcgaggaggaggaggggcccgCCAAGGTCAACGAGGTCACGGTGTCTCTGAGCAGGATGAGCGCCGGCGCCGTGACCCCGAGGGCGGCCCGGAGCCCCCGCGGCGGCGACgacgaggagcagagcagcggcaTGTTCGCTGAGACGGTCGCTCCCACGGTGGAGAGAGGCAGCGCGGCGACCACGCCTCAGCTCAGCCCCGACTCGGCTGAGACGGAGAacctgttgcctagcaacccgCGCAGAGAGAGCGGCGCGGAGGCCGAGggcgaggaggcggaggaggaggatcgtCCGCCGCACACCGAGCCGCCGTGGACCGACGCCAAGGACACGGCCGTGCTGGACCTGGACGACCGCGTCGCCACCGCCtcgccgcccgccgccgccgccgccaccaccaaCGCAGACGTCCTCCACGTGGACTTCTTCGACCCCTCGTCTCGCGGACGCAACCTGGACCTGGCCCCTCCCTCGCCCTCGTCGCTGGCTCACGAGCTGCAGGGCGGTGACCCGACCTCCTGGGCGGTACCGACCGAATACGACTTCTTCACGCCGTTCGAGGACGGCGTGTCCCCCACCACAGAGGACTACTACAGCACCACCTACGAGCCTCAGCCCCCCGTGCGCTCCAGGCCCTGGGTCCCTGGGCCGGGGCGCCCGGTGGACGGCCCGGCGGGGGCCCTGCCGGCGGACGGGTCGGACGGCGTGGGCGGCTGCCGCGCGGGCTACCAGACGGTGAACGGAAGCTGCCGCTCGCCCTGCGACTCGCTGCCCAGCTACTGCTTCAACGGGGGGCAGTGCTACCTGCTGGAGGGCATGGGCGCGTTCTGCAG GTGTAACGTCCAGGACTACATCTGGCACAAGGGCGCCCGCTGCGAGTCGGTGGTGACCGAGTTCCAGGTGATGTGTTTGGCCGTGGGCGCCTCggctctggtgctgctgctgctcttcatgaTCGTCGTCTGCTTCGCCAAGAAGCTCCACGTGCTCAAGACGGAGAACAAGAAGCTGCGTAAGCGCAG CAGTAAGTACCGGCCTTCATCGGAGCAGCACAATGATAATTTCTCGCTGTCCACCATCGCTGAGGGCTCCCACCCAAAT AAAACCATGAGCAGATACACCTGGGAGTGTAAGACCAAAGAGGAGTCCGACTGCGAG tTTCACGCTGACGGGAGGAAAGAGGGCTCGTATCCCGTTACCATGGAGGTGACGTACCCACACGTCCTGCCTGAAGTTACTATCTAG